One genomic region from Pongo abelii isolate AG06213 chromosome 4, NHGRI_mPonAbe1-v2.0_pri, whole genome shotgun sequence encodes:
- the SLC35A4 gene encoding probable UDP-sugar transporter protein SLC35A4: protein MSVEDGGMPGLSRPRQARWTLMLLLSTAMYGAHAPLLALCHVDGRVPFRPSSAVLLTELTKLLLCAFSLLVGWQAWPQGAPPWRQAAPFALSALLYGANNNLVIYLQRYMDPSTYQVLSNLKIGSTAVLYCLCLRHRLSVRQGLALLLLMAAGACYAAGGLQVPGNTLPRPPPAAAASPMPLHITPLGLLLLILYCLISGLSSVYTELLMKRQQLPLALQNLFLYTFGVLLNLGLHAGGGPGPGLLEGFSGWAALVVLSQALNGLLMSVVMKHGSSITRLFVVSCSLVVNAVLSAVLLRLQLTAAFFLATLLIGLAMRLYYGSR from the coding sequence ATGAGTGTAGAGGATGGGGGTATGCCAGGCCTGAGCCGTCCCAGGCAGGCCCGCTGGACCCTGATGCTACTCCTATCCACTGCCATGTATGGTGCCCATGCCCCATTGCTGGCACTGTGCCATGTGGACGGCCGAGTGCCCTTCCGGCCCTCCTCAGCCGTGCTGCTGACTGAGCTGACCAAGCTACTGTTATGCGCCTTCTCCCTTCTGGTCGGCTGGCAAGCATGGCCCCAGGGGGCCCCACCCTGGCGCCAGGCTGCTCCCTTCGCACTATCAGCCCTGCTCTATGGCGCTAACAACAACCTGGTGATCTATCTTCAGCGTTACATGGACCCCAGCACCTACCAGGTGCTGAGTAATCTCAAGATTGGAAGCACGGCTGTGCTCTACTGCCTCTGCCTCCGGCACCGCCTCTCTGTGCGTCAGGGGTTAGCACTGCTGCTGTTGATGGCTGCAGGGGCCTGCTATGCAGCAGGGGGCCTTCAAGTTCCCGGGAACACCCTTCCCCGTCCCCCTCCAGCAGCTGCTGCCAGCCCCATGCCCCTGCATATCACTCCGCTAGGCCTGCTGCTCCTCATCCTATACTGCCTCATCTCAGGCTTGTCTTCAGTGTACACAGAGCTGCTCATGAAGCGACAGCAGCTGCCGCTAGCACTTCAGAACCTCTTCCTCTACACTTTTGGTGTGCTCCTGAATCTAGGTCTGCATGCTGGCGGCGGCCCCGGCCCAGGCCTCCTGGAAGGTTTCTCAGGATGGGCAGCACTTGTGGTGCTGAGCCAGGCACTAAATGGACTGCTCATGTCCGTTGTCATGAAGCATGGCAGCAGCATCACACGCCTCTTTGTGGTGTCCTGCTCACTGGTGGTCAATGCCGTGCTCTCAGCAGTCCTGCTACGGCTGCAGCTCACAGCCGCCTTCTTCCTGGCCACATTGCTCATTGGCCTGGCCATGCGCCTGTACTATGGCAGCCGCTAG